AGGGCGACGAGGAAGACGACGACCGAGGCCCCGAAGTCGCGGGCCAGGCTCGACGGGTCGGGCAGCCGCCGTCCGGCGGTCTTGTCGTGCGCGCTCACAGGGCGAGGAAGGCGTCGGCGTCCGGCTGGTGGGCCAGTACGGAACCTGTGTGGACCTCGTAGAACCAGCCGTGCAGCCGCAGCCGGCCGTCGGCCAGCCGCGCTGCCGCGCTCGGGTAGGCGCGCAGCCGGTCGAGCTGGTCCAGGACGTGGGCCTGGACCGGGCGGGAGAGGTCGGGCGGCGCGGTGCCGGCGCCGGCCGGGAGGGGGGTGGCCTGCTCCAGCCATTCGCGGACCGCGGGCACGGCGGTGAGGTCGTCCCCGCGGGCCATGGCGCCGACGGCGCCGCAGTGGGAGTGTCCGCACACGATGATGTCGGAGACCTCTAACACCTCGATGGCGTACTCGATGGTGGCGGATTCGCCGGCCGGGTGGGGCTGGTCGTGCCGGGGGACGATGTTGCCCGCGGTGCGCAGCTCGAACAGCTCGCCGGGGCGGGCCCCGGTGATCAGGGCCGGGACGACCCGGGAGTCGGAACAGGTGATGAACAGGGCCTGCGGGGACTGGCCGGAGGCGAGCCGGCTCAGTTCCTCCGGCTGCACGTTGAGCTCCGGGAAAGCGCGGGCGTGCTCGATGAGGTGTTGCATGTCATGCCTCCTGATGCGTCTGAGGGCGCGTCGGTGTGACGTGTGCTGTGACGTGTGCTGTGACGTGAGTAAGGAGTGACTCAAGGGGTGCTAGAGGATGGAATGAGTCCGAAAAACGTCGGTACGGGTGGCAGGTAGGCTGCGTTCCGAGCGCGTCGGAGTGCCGTGCCGATGGGCGTGCGGAGGCAGCGCGGGACGGTGGGCGGCCGCACGCGTTCCGGCGTACGGGGCTCCACGGCGCGGGGTGCGGGCGTACGGTGGCACGCGCGGCGGCGGCAGGTACGGCGGACCGGGGTGGGGTCGGCCGCCGGAGGCGGGCGTTGTGGCGCGGTGTGCGGCGCTGTTCAGCAGCGGAACGCCTGGATCGCTGCGAGGCGTCTCGACCCCGACATGCCGGCCGGCACGCAGGGGCCGGAGGTGTCGGCGGCGGTCGCGGGCCTGGCTCCGTCCGCTGGGCGGGCGCCGCTCCGGCCGGGCCGGTCCACGCCGGTGGACCCGGAGCGGACGGCGTTGCGGCAGTGGCCCGGGGCGGATTTCGCCGCGGGCGCGGCCTCGTCGCACAGCGGGCTCTCCGTGCCGACGGCGAGCGCCGGCACGGGGCGGCTCTCGGGTACCCCGTCACCGCGGGCCAACAGCAGGGCCAGAAGGGTGGCGGCCAGCGTCGCCAAGAGGAACCGGCCGGTTCGGGATCGTGTCACGGTTCGGCTCCTCCCACGGCAAGAATCGGTGCACGCAACAGCGGACCGGGGGCACGGCGGCCGCCCCCTGACGGTGACGCTAGCACCTCAACCTTGAGTGGAACGTTAACCGGACGTGACCAAAGCCCCTCGGGAGTGGCCGGATTCCGAGGGGTCGGGGCTGTCGCGCGCCGCCCCGAAGAAGGTTCACGGGAGCGGCAGTTGGGAGGCGGCGGC
Above is a genomic segment from Streptomyces globosus containing:
- a CDS encoding carbonic anhydrase; this translates as MQHLIEHARAFPELNVQPEELSRLASGQSPQALFITCSDSRVVPALITGARPGELFELRTAGNIVPRHDQPHPAGESATIEYAIEVLEVSDIIVCGHSHCGAVGAMARGDDLTAVPAVREWLEQATPLPAGAGTAPPDLSRPVQAHVLDQLDRLRAYPSAAARLADGRLRLHGWFYEVHTGSVLAHQPDADAFLAL